CACATTTCAGTGAGTGGGTCGACAAAGAGCGGGGCAATCCTGAAGCAATCGCGAATTCCGCGCAGCCCATCCTTCTCATCCTGAAGTGGGGTGCCTCGGCCAAGTTCTACACCGAGGTCACACGCCTCGGTCATGGAACCGACGAGGCGCTGACTCTGAGTGGAAAGTGGGACATGTGGGGGGCCTCGTTGGAGTCGATCCTCGAGTCCGCTCGTGCCGAGAAGAATCGCGCGGAAGAAGCTTGGGCGCTTCATCAGCTTGGCACCCGCGCTCTCTGCCTCGGAGCTACTTCGGAAGCCAAGAGCGCGCTCACCAGCGCGCTTGCTCTGCGCGAAGCGCTGAACGACCAACGGGGAGCAGCGGCGACACGGCACAATCTGAACATTCTTCTAGGCCCGGCACCGCCACCGGATTCCGATGGCCCGGGCCGCGAGCCAGGACCGGGTGGGATTTCGCCTCTGATCAAATTCGGCCTGCCCTCGCTCGCAGGGGCCGGGCTGCTGGCTGTTCTTCTGTTCGGGCCTTTCCGCAGTAGGAATGACGGCTCGATCGGCGTCGTCGATATTCCTGCGCCGCCACCACCGACTGCGCCGCAAATCACGAGCTTCGCCGCACAGCCGAATTCATTGACCGATGAGGGAAGCGTCACGCTTTGCTATAACGTCCTCAACGGCGACGCATTGGAAATAGATAACGACGTTGGCCAGGTCAGACCTCCGAGCGCGGGCTGCATTGCCACCACGGTGAAAGAGACAACGACTTTTACGTTGACCGCCACGGGCAGTGATGGGCGAGTTGTGACGCAACAGGCGAGAGTCGACGTCGCGCATCCCGATATTGGCCTGGAGTTCACAGCGGAGCCTCAGACCGTTACTCGGCCAGACTCAGCGTTGCTCTGTTATCAGGCGAGCCGGGCGAGCTCGCTGACCATAGATCACGATGTCGGCCGAGTCCAAATGCCGTCGCCCGGACAGAGAGTCTGCATCGCCGTCCGGCCGAGTGAAACGACAACCTACACCTTGTCTGCAATCGGATCGTTCAACCGTACGGCGAGTCGTGAGCTTACCGTTTCGGTCGACGCGCCGCCCCCCGAGCCGCCAAAAGAATCGATTAGAATCCAATACTTCAGGCCGACGCGTCAGATTATCGTCGTCGGTGACACAGCCATACTCTGCTATAGCACTGTCGGCGAAGGGACGGCGACAATCTCTCCACAGCCTGGCAACGTCCGGCCTTCGCTGAGGGCGTGTGTGAAGGTGATTCCGAAAGTCACGACAGATTATGAGCTTAGCGTGACTGGACGACTGCCGGAGCCGAGCAGGAAAGTGAGAGTCATCGTTAACATCCCAGTGGAGTGATCCGTTGAAATCGAGGAGAAATCAATGACTGACGAAGCGAAGTCGGGAGATCGCATCCGAGCCACGGTTGGGAACGTCGGCGCGCGAAGTCAGGTGGCAGTTGGCAAGGATATCAGCCAGGAACAGACTCACGTTGCGGCGGCGGCGCTGACGCCTGCCGAAATGGCTCAGCTACACTCTATGTTCGACGAGCTGCGAATGAAGGTCGAGCAGGAAGCGCCGCCGGAGGAGAAGGAGAAAGCGCTCGAGCGCGTGGAAGAACTGAAGGAGGCTGTCACTGCCAAAGAGCCCGACTTAACCACTATTGAATACGTAAAGAACTGGTTTGTGAAACGTCTCCCAACCCTGGCAGGCTCAGTAGTTGGGCTCATCGTGCACCCACTCGTGGGTAAACTCGTGGAAGTAGGAGGCGAAGCTCTTGCTTCGAGTTTTCGTGAGCGCCTCGGAGTCGAGAAGGCCTGAGAGAGCTTCGGACTCACGCGCTCCCGTACAATGTCACGAAACATCGTAATCTGCTGCGACGGGACCGATAATCAGTTCGGTCCCTCCAACACGAGTGTCGTTCGCCTCGCACAGGTAGCTGTTCAGGACCCCGAGCGACAACTCGTTTACTACGATCCCGGAGTGGGAACGCTACCGGCGACATCTGCGCGGTCGAGAGTCGCGAAAGTGCTCTCGCAATGGAAAGCGCAGGCGTTCGGGGCAGATATCGACGACAAGGTGTGCATCGCTTACGGGCACCTCATGGAATTCTGGAAGCCCGAAGATCGTGTGTTCATCTTCGGATTCAGCCGCGGTGCATACACAGCTCGTGTTCTCGCCGGCCTGCTGTACTCGCTCGGACTTCTGCCGCCAGGGAACCAGCACCTGCTTCCGTACGCCATGCGGATTTTCAAGTCCCTCAAGACGAACACCAAGGGATATTGGGAGCTGTGCAACAATTTCCGATGGTCGTTCGCTCGACCGGTACCCGGCGACGATCAACGGCATTTCCCAGTTCAGTTCGTCGGCCTGTTCGACACCGTTTCTTCGGTAGGATGGATCTGGAATCCCACGAAATACCAGTACACGTTCCGCAATCCTACCATAAAAACAGTTCGTCACGCGGTCTCGCTCGATGAGCGCAGGGCTTTCTTCCGTCAGAATCTTTTCGGAAACGTAGACGGCCAGGATCTCATGGAGATGTGGTTTGCGGGTGTCCACTCCGACGTCGGTGGTGGATACCCTGAAGCCGGCGGTGGCCTGTGGCGGGTAACCTTCAACTGGATGGTTGCCGAAGCTCAGCTGAGTGGATTTCTCGTCGACTCCGATCGGCTCGGGGCGGTGTTGACTCGATCAATACCGCCGGCGAATCCGTGGGCCGAGCCACAGCATAATTCGCTCACAGGCGGCTGGTGGATTGGCGAGATAATTCCCAAGCAGGTGTACGATGCGCTCACCAAGACATATCGCTGGAAGGCCAACTTCGGCAAACACCGTTCGGTTTGACGCTCCTGCGGATCATCGCAGGGCTAGATCTCGGATACAGTGGCGCGGTTTCTGTCGCAGATAAGCCAGTTATTGGGCCAAGCCGAAGAGTGGGAATCGTCTTTCAAGACGCCCGACTCTTGCCATGGCTAAGAGTAGAATCCAACGTCGCGCTGGCGGCTCCCAAGAGCCTTTCGAAGGCAGAGCGCATTGATCTAGTTCGCTCGTCGCTACAATCCGCTGGATTGGAAAGCGGCCGACATTCCGCTTGGCCGCTCGAACTGTCTGGTGGCGAAGCTCGCCGGGCTGCGTTTGCACGCGCAATTGTGACCTCACCTGAGGTCTTGTTGCTCGATGAACCGTTTAGCGCCTTGGATGCATTGTCTCGAGATCAGCTCTATTCGGCGATAGTCGCTTTGGTGGATCCTACGCCGCCCCTCATAGTCACGCCGCCCGCATCCCGGCCGTCGGTCGTTCTTGTCACGCACGACACGGTCGAAGCAGCTCGAATCGCCGATCGAGTGCTTATTTTGGCGCGCGATACTCCGACGACTCTCGTAGCTCAACTCGCCACGGAAATCCCTCGGCCTCGCACGAGCCACGATCCGAGAGTCCAGCAATTCGCGAAGAGTATTGTCGAAGCTATCGTTCGCGATGAACGCTCCGACTAGGTGTCTCCGCGTGAGCTAAGATCACCTAGCCGTCGCGGGATGGTCCACGAATCCGCGCACCGGCGCCACCAGATCCGGCTACGTCCGTCCGTCGCCCGTAGGTCCTCGGCTCGAGAAGAAGCTCACTCAATATATGTGCGGCTAGTATCGGTGTGTCGACCCAACAATGACCACGCTATCCGCATCGCGCGGATCAGTTACGCTGAACGGCGCGTACCCCTCGTATGATCCTTCCCGTGTTGTGAAGTTCTGATAGCCGAGGTTGCCAGGCCGCTACGATGCCGACTGCGAGAAAAGACTCCACTACGTATCGACTCGTTGCCTCTTTGTGCTTCCAGTAGAGATCGATTTGCGATGCGTTCCCCGCCTCCTTGCTGATCAAATAGAGCTTCTTGAGTATCTCGCCAGACTTAAAAGATGGATCCAGCAGATCCACATGGAAGACGAGATCATGATCGATCGGCTGCTCGAACCGAATCCGGTGAGCCTGCCATGCTGCTCCATTCGTGAGGATCACCCATTCGACGCCCTCGCGCGATCCGTACTCAATTGCCTGGCGCAGATGATTGTCCTTGAGGTCAGTACCGACAGACTTGACTTCGATCAAGTACTGCAGCCGCCCTCGCACCTTGACGGCGAGATCGCAAAACGTGCTTCGAATGGCGACCTCGGTTGTGATGTCTTCGTATTTGTCGTAACCGAGGATATCCGAGAGCATGTCTTTTACAATTACGGATGTGTCGGACTCGTTCACGTCTCGCTTTCGAGCAGACTCGAGTATCCTCTGATACTTGCGTAGGCCCGCTTTGGCCCGCGCTGCGAAGCGACTCGAAATCAAAGTCATTTGCCTCTCGCGATTGCGTTCTCAGTAACATGTGTGCTCGCGACAACCCCAGCAACTGCGCGGCGCAACAGGCTTCATCCCCGTGCTGTGATACCTCCAGCAGATGGGGCTTTTGAGTCAAATCGACTCTGCAGGGCAGCGACTGCTAGCCGATCAACTCGGGGTGACGCTCAGCCAACCAAGCTCGGACCCTGTGCCGAAGTGTCGTTGCTATTTCGTAGACCTCTCTGACCTCGCCCTCTGTGGCCGAGCCGGCGCGTTCGTAGTTACTCACGTTCCGCTTCCGGCGGACGGCGTCAAGAACGTCAATGACGTCGCGATCGGCGCCGACGGTATACCTCAGGGATTGAATCGCCCTTTCGTGCGCTCGCAGCCGATCCGGCCGAAAGCCTTCGGCGGCAAGGGCAAGCGTGGCCAGTTGCAGAGC
This sequence is a window from Gemmatimonadaceae bacterium. Protein-coding genes within it:
- a CDS encoding AAA family ATPase, whose product is MARPVPETDIYARIGDVAAGSQVAVGHHIVQIGDVKGGIVYVQKEDPRPPRPRPQPVSLRPRAFPGLLDRADETAESVLALESNESLECTGESGAGKTSFLRHLAHQPQLAGFSAGVIYSQVNQQSNADLLKSLFDAFFEYDSPIKPTDTEIRHYLQDFKALILLDDVDSTAEQIQQLMNIAPNCTFITATSQRSLFGEAREVALKGLPTADAISLFERELGRTLSTEERNAAEHICELVGCNPQRILRAANQARDEKRSLVDIVPPDPSVPLDQVLAAAEIESRSEDEKKVLSALAVFYGAPVAAQHIGAVAEVSGVERILDDLERQGLVQSHDKRYALSSDLKNAPLGNLTSQRMRALSHFSEWVDKERGNPEAIANSAQPILLILKWGASAKFYTEVTRLGHGTDEALTLSGKWDMWGASLESILESARAEKNRAEEAWALHQLGTRALCLGATSEAKSALTSALALREALNDQRGAAATRHNLNILLGPAPPPDSDGPGREPGPGGISPLIKFGLPSLAGAGLLAVLLFGPFRSRNDGSIGVVDIPAPPPPTAPQITSFAAQPNSLTDEGSVTLCYNVLNGDALEIDNDVGQVRPPSAGCIATTVKETTTFTLTATGSDGRVVTQQARVDVAHPDIGLEFTAEPQTVTRPDSALLCYQASRASSLTIDHDVGRVQMPSPGQRVCIAVRPSETTTYTLSAIGSFNRTASRELTVSVDAPPPEPPKESIRIQYFRPTRQIIVVGDTAILCYSTVGEGTATISPQPGNVRPSLRACVKVIPKVTTDYELSVTGRLPEPSRKVRVIVNIPVE
- a CDS encoding DUF2235 domain-containing protein: MSRNIVICCDGTDNQFGPSNTSVVRLAQVAVQDPERQLVYYDPGVGTLPATSARSRVAKVLSQWKAQAFGADIDDKVCIAYGHLMEFWKPEDRVFIFGFSRGAYTARVLAGLLYSLGLLPPGNQHLLPYAMRIFKSLKTNTKGYWELCNNFRWSFARPVPGDDQRHFPVQFVGLFDTVSSVGWIWNPTKYQYTFRNPTIKTVRHAVSLDERRAFFRQNLFGNVDGQDLMEMWFAGVHSDVGGGYPEAGGGLWRVTFNWMVAEAQLSGFLVDSDRLGAVLTRSIPPANPWAEPQHNSLTGGWWIGEIIPKQVYDALTKTYRWKANFGKHRSV